AAAGATTGACTTGAATATGTTTTTGTCACATCATGAGAGCATGACAGATTTTTCATATCTTTGGTTTCTGGATTTCTTTCACTAAAATGTGTACATGATTATTTTACCAACTTTCTGTTAAACCTGTCCAACTTACTCAAAAACATCTTCCTAACTGAGTGTTGGTAACCACGTGAACACTCTTGAACATGTATTTCCTTATTGCTGCCTCTTTGTGAACGCTCTCTGCATTTCTGTTCAGAGAACAACAAGCAAAGCCACATCCAGCGGCAACACTCACAGACGTAAGCTGTGGTGGGCCGTTTCTCCGCTTTCTGACCAACCACGGAAGCTGTTTACTCTCAGAACAGAGCTGACTACGAGCTGCAGCAACATGTGAAGTGAGAAAACCGTCACGAGAGGGTCAAGCAGATGAATTTTAGTTTGAGAAATTGCTGTAACTGTTTTAAAAATCACTTATCATGAAAACTCACGTCTCTCTCTGAATGTTTTCTCTGCTTGATGAAAACAGGAGGTACATCAATCCTTCCTGTACCCATTATCAATGTTTGTCACAACCACACTGGGATGTTAcactttcatttaaaaagataaTAAACAGCAGTCAAAGACCATCTTCGTGAGGCTGAAGCAGTTGGTTAGACGGGAAGTAAAGCCACTTTCTATTCACACCTTTGTTTAAAAGCCCAACCACAGAATGCTGAAGTTTCCATTGTGtcgaaatgtgtttttctgtcttttaaaaatTGATTTACAAGCAGTGCTGTATGCACAAAGACAAAGAATGAGGTAAAAAGAAGGTTACAGCATTCTTCTTTAAAATGACCCTGTTGGTAATAATTTTGATATGAGGTACAGTTCCACAGCTTTTTGGCCTTTTAGCCTTCATTAGAAGCTGAACGGTGAAGATGCAAACAGGAATCCTGAGGTGAGACACACGTCCCCAAGTCATGAAGTCAACTATATATTGACCATAATGAACAAGAAGTGCAATCTGATAAACACTGCTgcagtttgaactctttttagATGAAGTTGTTGCAGAGATCTCCTCTCTACTTTGATAACTTTTTTAAATAAGAGTCTTTGTTGTTAGAGTGCTCTGCTTTGTCTTATGAGGTGTTTTTGTCACTGTTGATGTATTTCTTAAGTTAAACCTTTGTATTTTCATCACAGTAACATAAAATGAGAATGTCATGGCAGCAAAGGCAATACAGACCATGGTCTACCCGGGCCAGACAGGACCACAGGTGCAAGTTGTGCAAGGAGGCCTCCAGTTCAGCACGAAACAGCGGGGTGTAAGATGCAGGCAGGTACAGCATACATGGAGCACCATAATGAAGTGGTGGGAATAGTGTAGGAACATCTGTGCTCAATATAGTTTtgaagtcccaaagtcaaagtGGGCGATACCACCAAAGGTAGTAGAGAATGGCAGAGCTAAGATCCTCTGGGGCTTCCAGAGTCagactgataaacaggtgatggcTAACCAACTGGACATTGTGGCGGTCAAGAAAATACAGAAGAAAGTGGTAGTGACAGATGTAGCCATTCCAGGTGAGAGCAGAATCTAGAAGAAGGAACCCAAGAAGCTCCAAAAGTACCAAGGGCTGAAGGAGGAAGTTGAAAAGATGTGAGAATTTAAGCCAGCAGTAGTACCAGTGGTGACCGGAGACCTTCGTGATCTGATCGTGACCTCAAGAAACTGGGAGAGTAGCTCCAGCAGATCCCGGGactatacatacatatatatatgtatgtgtatatttgtatgtatatatgcagTAGTGGGTGCTGGTGGGCTAACACATTACAAAGGTTAACTGATTACATTTCCACAACAGAATCACAAGATACAAAATTCAGCAACAACGTTATCAACTATTTCAACACAACATTATTATCCACTGGTCAGACAAAATAGTAAAGGTCAAGAAACCGTGCACAATGTTTTTTGAGAAGGTGGAGGCTTGTATCTACCTTCAAGAGAAGTTCACAACAATGCATTTTCTGGAAGGGAAACAGAATTATCAAATTTGGATTGAACTTCTGTAATTTTTCAATGAAGTCCTGTTCAATTGAGAGCACAGCTAATGCGTTGTGTCAAAGTCCAAAGCCTGTCGCCTTTGGGATGAACAAATTTAGCCCAAATGAGCAGCAAATGAAGGGGGCGTGCTACAACTCCTGTCACTTACTtggcaaaacaaaaataaatgaaaacttgTAAAACTACGGTATTTGCGCTGTAGAAAATTTGTCCATTGAGATGgatgctgtgtttttgttcaaaCTATTTGGCACTTTTTCTACTCTAGGTTTCACCAAAATCTAAAACAACCTGTTCAAAGTTAGTTTAACATTGATTTTCTCATCTTTACTTCATAAAGTAATGGAAGGCTTACCAGCTATTTATACCAGGTGTCCCTGGATATGTATATTTCtaaatttttcattttctgctcTTACTTAATGCATATTAATCAaatatactttttaaaaaacatattagAGGGAATAGATCATACATAGAGCGAAAGATCAGTGACAGGAAATGCACTTTGATTGTATATCCTGAGATAACCAATCAGGGGCCTTTGAtgctctggataaccacacctCCCTTTGTCACTTAAGAAGCTGGTCTTCCAATGAAGACAGTGTCAAGATGATTCTGGTATGGGTTACACTGCTTCTTCTTCATCGAGGATGTAAGTGCTATATACAGGAACAGAAATGTGATATTCTCTTATTGAAGTATCAGCATGACTTTTGATGGTTCATTCTCatctatttgtcttttttttatttaaaatttgaGCCATCGTTTATAGTTTAACTTGTAACTTCTTTCTATTTTACGCAGATTCACTGGTTCCAGTTGTCACAGTTCAACTCGGGGAACCTGTGACTTTGACATGTGCTTTGCCTGCTGGAGGGGAGAGCACTAGAACACTTAAATggtacaaacagaaagcaggTGATACTCCAAAGTTAATTGTGATGCTGCGGAAAGGTATAAACCCTGTACATGGACCAGGGTTGTCTGCCCAAAAACTGAACACAGTATATGATGAGAAGAATCTGACAATTGTGAGGACAAGTAAAGAAGATGAGGGGATGTATCACTGTGCGGTCACTGACTGGACTGAGGATATTTGGAGTGGAACTTATTTGTCTTTAAAAGGTAATTATGTTATCTAATTATCtaattattttgtgttttggaATCTCTTTTAGGCTTCCAGGTTTAATtctcagctggggcctttctgtgtggagtttgatgttctctctgtgtatgcgtgggttctctccaggtactctggttTCCTCCGACTgcctaaaaacatgcatgttaggttaattggtgactctaaattgccCTCAGCAGTGAGTGTGAACGTGCCCACACTGTGTTgtctgtcttgtttgtctctgtgtggccctgtccagggtgtaccccgcctctcgcccggtGACagatgggataggctccagccccccggcAACCCTTGATTGAATTAAGCAggtttagaaaatggatagatggaatCTCTTTTAACACCCAACAACTTAAAACTGCACAGTGTTTATGTATCGAAGCACTAAATGATGGAAACTTGACTGAGTTTCTCAACGATGTTTCACCTTTGTGGCGGCTGTGGACTTGATGCCAGAGAGTCATTTTAGTACTAAAAGCCTGATGGTTTGTTTCTCTGACAGGTAGGAAATACAGTcgcttaaaaagtgaaaaatatgATTTATAATGTCTGTGCTTACTTGTTCTTTTCTCCTAGTGAGTGTTCACAACCAGCAGATGATTGCAGAGTAAAATACAGATTGGTAAAATGATTATTAAAATAAGACATATAAGACATTGTTTTTTCAGTGCACAGATTATTGGTGATATTTTTGAGACATTTTTATTATGTCTTCTCCTGATAAGTGGAAAGAAAATGTCAACATATTGGCTATTATTTTGCTATGCTTTGTCACTTCATGCAGATAAGTGGATAATTTATTCAATGATATTTATGTGCATATACACGATGATCTTTTCGCTGatatgtttattttctttcaccTATTGTATCTCCTCGTAACCAAATGTTGTCCTGTCCATTCCATACAGAAAAAATTTAATGTATCTAAAATTGATGTTAAAGTGAAAGGCGACCACTGGAATATGTGAATTCTGTCTTAAGCCTTTAGCAGTTTCATTGatgtaaaaacaaacacaccagaaaataaatgtgtggaGTCTAACTGAATTTGCAAATAGGCTATATGTGATATTTTCATCCCAGAGCCGTCTCTATAGGCCAGTTTCTGCCACATTAAAGTAACTGTTGTGATAAAACAGCACTGACACAAACAAAAAGTtagaaatgaacagaaaaaaatattagctGGATATCTTCTATTCTTTTTGAGCAAATAATTTTGTTTGCATTAAAGAAGAATCAACACCAGATTGAAGTCCGTAAGGTTAAATTATGAAGGTTTGTATAGTTTGTAAGGTGGCTTGCAATGTACTTGTATTTTGACCTATATTTGGTTGCCGGCATTTGAAAAATGTCCAACTCATATGTTTTGTAGACCAAATACACACTTGTGCCAATGAACAAAATGAGAGGTATAGCCTACTTGAACAATCagaaaactgacaaaacttctgtAAAAGTGactgttaaaaataaacaacTAAGATTTTTTTCTCAACAGCTAAGAGATTAAAAAAGCTTTCAATAGGACATATAAgtttaaaaagaacattttacaGAAAAACAATAGAGTGAAAGTTAATAATCAAAGTCATCAAATTCATCATTAGTTCTTCAAACTAATTAACTTAATGAAATCAATTAAATCGTGTTTGGAACAGAAAAGTTTTGACTAAAAGAATCAAGACTTGATTCAGACCTGCagttttctgggagtttgttccacatATACGGTgaataaaaactgaaagcatcttctccatgtttagttctGTCTCTGTGGACAAAAAGCAAACCTGAGATGTCTTGAATGTTCAGAATGTACAAGAAGATCTGAAATGGACTTTGTTCGCAAACCATGAAGCTTTATAACTATTTGATGAACAGGAATCTGATGTAGAAACCGCAGACCTCAttttaaatattatataaatatacagAAGATTATATTATTCATGCTGGTTAATGCAAAAGTTGTACTGACAATATaatttcacttttctttttgtccATATGTACATTGTacaaaagtgaaaaaagttACAATTATGTTTTGATTTATATAATTATTTTATACAGGAAACACTGAGAGAACATCAAACTACACTGTTGTCCAGCAGCCGGCAGTATCAGATCCAGCTGGTCCAGGAGACTCAGTGAGTCTGCAGTGTTCAGTCCTCTCTGACTCTGAGAACAAGACGTGTTCAGGAGATCTCAGTGTGTTCTGGTTCAGAGCTGCATCAAATAAATCTCATCCACACATTATCTACTCTGATGGAAACGGACGTAATGAATGTGACAAGAGAGCTGCCACTCAGAGGAGATGTGTGTATCACTTCTCTAAGAGCATCAGCTCCTCTGATGCTGGGACTTACTACTGTGCTGTGGCCACATGTGGAGAGATACTTTTTGGAAATGGAACCAAACTGGAAATTGGTATGATTTTGATGATGATGAGTATGATATTTTTTAAAATCGTCCAATGATATCAAAGACAATGATATGTTctctttcttttcattcttttttagaCCAAACAAGTTCTGAATTCAAAGTGCTGGTGATCATAACAATCTGCTTCGGCATTTCTGTgattgtaaatgtttttttcatctgttaTAAAACCCCAAAAGCAGCATGTGGAAAATGTAAAGGTGAGCACTGTTCGCTGAATTTAATCACTTAAAACTTTATTCAAGGTAGTCCTAGGATGCAAGACAGGACAAAGCACTATTTAATGTTAATTAATACAATTTATATTCATGAGtagatgtatgtatgtatctgAAAAGCCAGAATAAAAAGGTGACATTCCGATTTTTATTATTTAGATAAAGAAAGCAACTCTTCTCAAGGAAGACACGACAACTTGAGCCAACCAGAAGATGATTTTGTAAGTGATGTTGACAAATCACCTAATTTCCTGTTGCACTGAAATATTTACTTACAGCTGGATGTAACAATATGAAGTTAAAATGAAATTTAATCTGCTGCACAGACTGAAGGTGGACGTGATCTGAACTACGCTGCGTTGCATTTCTCTGGAGGGAAAGCTAcaagaggaaagaagaagaaagagttgAGAACTGAAGAAAGTGTATATTCACAAGTTAAATTCTGAAAGtcagtgtgtgtctctgtgaacTCATGTAGTTTGAAATGGACTCTGATATATATTCACAACGGGCCTCATTCTTACgcttttttttaaggaaaattGTGGAGTTCACAAATGTTTTCTCATCCACGAGCAGTCAGAAGTTCTCTTACGCACATTTGAGTGCTGACACATTTGAACAAAATAAGCATTTGTGTTGTCTTCTGTCGTGCACTAAAAGTAAAACTTTTGTCAGACTGTTGGTAATTTACAAAGCATGctgttattttaaaataaattaagtacACCAGTACTTTAATTTACATTAAGTTAATTGGAAACCATGCCATTAATTTGTGGTTCCACACTTTTTATACACCAAAGTGGCCTTTCTTCATCCCAGGTCTGCTCATAAAATGGCATATTTACTGTTGCTGCATGATATTTTGCAGATCGTACTctgcagagaaaacaaatcCTTCAAGACCCTGCAGATTTATTTGCAGAGAGTGATGAATACTTATTTAGACCTTTCAGGCTAACAAGAGCTGTTCTCCTTGACCTTTGCAGTTGTTTGGAGCCAGCACTGCGCAGCCATACACAATGGTTCAACTCTGTTCCACCACATGTCCAGGTTCTTTCTACCTTGGGTTTTTTGGTCACTGGAACATTTTAGTGGGGGCTGGGAGGGTGGGTATCTCACAGCCATCCATCAGCTGCGCTCTCACTGGCCACACAATACATAAAGTTTCCACATACAGCTGAAGAacaaatcaagtcaagtcaacaAGTAATGTGGTTTTCCGCTTCCCAGGAGCATAACACGACTACATCTTACAGAACAGCTCCGTGGGCAGGCGTCAGGAACCAGGAGCAGCTGGTGATGCATGGTTCATTGGTATATatcttttaatgattaaaagttTCTACAACAATGGCTTTTTactacttgtttttttgttttttttaggagaTCAAATATATGCCCTGTCCCCCTGGTTATTAACATCACTGACCAACCCTCAGACTCACCAGAAGGTTTTAAATAAATCAGATGTACACATACTCCCTCCACAATTGAGTGCACCAAAggcatcttaaagggatagtttgcctcttttgacatgaagctgtatgacatcccatattagcaatatcacttatgaacattgacttaccccccgctgcgtcctgtgagcagagttccagcctcgttttggcgttgacgaaggtagtccggctagtttgctagggtcccgaaaaataaagcgtctctcttctcaaaacaatatgcgttcaaaagagtaatacatttgcatcacaaaatcgtccctccagaaaatgtcagacctcacaatcgcttggcgctattttctctctaccttcgtatcactacgggctgtgtaaactgtgcagaccgaagtgcagactgagcactcccctgcttccgagcagtaaacaccgtaacaggtgcggctatcgctaggtggctgtacgcattgatatgaagggaggcaaaaatagcggcaagcgattgtgaggtctgactttttctggagggacgattttgtgatgcaaatgtattactcttttgaacgcattttgttttgagaagcaaaacgttttatttttttgaccctagcaaactagccggactaccttcttcaacgccaaaacgaggccggaactcggctcacaggacgcagcggggggtaagtcaatgttcataaatgatattgctaatatgggatttcatacagcttcatgtcaaaagaggcaaactatccctttaaaagaatGCTGGATGTGTTTGCACACAGCCCTTTTATAGGAATTTTAGGGCACAGACCTATGACCTAAATTAGCGACAGCTGGCCCATCCTGTCAATTTACAGGACATTGTTCATATCTTTGCTCTTAGATAATCTAACAATTTCTTGGTCTAAGAACACGTTCATGAATCTGATTTTCTTGATACATTTCTTAAGAACAACTCAAGGTAGAAAATTCTGAAGAAAATATTGGTGAATGAGGCCCAATGCGACTAAATAATAAATGATGCAGGGTTAACCTTAACATTGACAAAGAGCTCGGAAAAACAAAATCCCAAAATCAGCTTTTTATGCCTAATAATTTACCTGAATCACGACACGAGTCAGTATACGTGTCTTCTTCCAAGGTGGCTCTCATACAAAGTActtgttaactttttttttaaacaattacaGATGTTTCCAGTTCTATCAGTTTGATACAAAACAattttgttaaagtctgatTGTGTTGAAAAAtagataaagaaaagaaattacTCAAATGCTTTGTGAATGTTTACATGTTACTAGCCTGGATATGAAAGGTGACATGATGGAGCCTCCTCTTTTGTTACATGGATGAGCTCAATCAATGAAAAAGTATCAGGATCTTTATGGATAAAACATGTTGCTGTTATTCCTGTAAATTGCAAAAGCCGAACTGATGTTCAGGTAAAGCTACACtacattgccaaaagtattcactcacccatccaaataattaaattcaggtaaattcccatcacttccatggccacaggtgtataaattcaagcacctaggcatgcagactgcttctacaaacatttgtgagagaatgggtcgctctcaggagctcagagaattccagcgtggtaccgtgataggacgccacctgtgcaacaagtccagtcgtgaaatttcctcACTGCTACAGTAAGTATTCCACAGTCAAGCGTCAGTGgttttataacaaagtggaagcgattgggaacgacagcaactcagccacgaagtgtcaggccacgtaaaatgacagagcggggtcagaggatgctgaggcgcatagtgcacagaggtcgccaactttctgcagagccaatcgctacagacctccaaccttcatgtggccttcagattagctcaagaacagtgtgtAGAGAATTTCATGGAATGGGTtcccatggccgagcagctgcatccaaacCATACATCATCAAGTGAAAAGCAAAGTgtcggatgcagtggtgtaaagcacgccgccactggattccagagcagtggagacgcattctctggagtgatgaatcacgcttctccatctggcaatctgatggacgagtctgggtttggcggttgccaggggaacggtacttgtctgactgcattgtgccaagtgcaaagtttggtggagggtggactatggtgtggggttgtttttcaggagctgggcttggacccttagttccagtgaaaggaactctgaatgcttcagcataacaagagattttggacaatttcatgctcccaacctTGTGGaagcagtttggggatggcctcTTCCTGCTCCAAcgtgactgcgcaccagtgaacaaagcaaggtccaaaaagacatggatgagcgagtttggtgtggaagaatttgactggcctgcacagagtcctgacctcaacccgatagaactcctttgggatgaattagagcggagactgcgagccaggccttctcgtccaacatcagtgtctgacctcacaaatgcgcttctggaagaatggtcaaaaattcccatagaaacactcctaaaccttgtggaaagcttgcccagaagagttgaagctgttatagctgcaaaggatgggctgacgtcatattaaaccctatgaattaagaatgggatgtcacctAAATTCATTTGCTTGCAAAGGCAGATGAgcaaatacttttggcaatatagtttACCAGCCACTGGTAACTCAAAATG
Above is a genomic segment from Odontesthes bonariensis isolate fOdoBon6 chromosome 13, fOdoBon6.hap1, whole genome shotgun sequence containing:
- the LOC142397373 gene encoding uncharacterized protein LOC142397373; the encoded protein is MLRKGINPVHGPGLSAQKLNTVYDEKNLTIVRTSKEDEGMYHCAVTDWTEDIWSGTYLSLKGNTERTSNYTVVQQPAVSDPAGPGDSVSLQCSVLSDSENKTCSGDLSVFWFRAASNKSHPHIIYSDGNGRNECDKRAATQRRCVYHFSKSISSSDAGTYYCAVATCGEILFGNGTKLEIDQTSSEFKVLVIITICFGISVIVNVFFICYKTPKAACGKCKDKESNSSQGRHDNLSQPEDDFTEGGRDLNYAALHFSGGKATRGKKKKELRTEESVYSQVKF